Proteins from a single region of Starkeya sp. ORNL1:
- a CDS encoding DUF4239 domain-containing protein, whose protein sequence is MIETIYGLGFLALFSLSALGGVVLRGRLLEQHLSNENMDAIRLVTGLLVTFAALILSLQLSTARTAFNAASKDRATYAAQLATLDQCLRRLGPQMEATRLKLRQYTAAVIASTWPEEPSASVEGMPDVRQMALRGEDPQLSRIMLDIGSAIESVSPVDAGGSNTAARCRADYQMVVEGRWAVIEDTHAPSGSLFVSIISIWLALVFLSFGLQIPRRRLTAVVLLIGVLSVSSVMFVIVDLSEPYTGFFGIPSAAMRDALADMNR, encoded by the coding sequence ATGATTGAAACCATATACGGTCTCGGCTTTTTGGCGCTGTTCAGCCTTAGCGCGCTAGGCGGGGTCGTGCTGCGAGGTCGCCTGCTCGAGCAGCACCTGTCGAACGAGAACATGGATGCGATCCGTCTGGTGACGGGTCTGCTTGTCACCTTCGCAGCCCTGATCTTGAGCCTCCAATTGTCAACGGCAAGAACGGCGTTCAATGCTGCCAGCAAGGACCGGGCAACTTACGCCGCCCAGCTGGCAACCCTCGATCAATGCCTGCGTAGACTTGGCCCGCAGATGGAGGCGACGCGGCTGAAGCTTCGTCAATATACTGCGGCGGTCATTGCCAGCACGTGGCCTGAAGAACCATCCGCATCTGTCGAGGGGATGCCGGACGTTCGGCAAATGGCCCTTCGCGGCGAGGATCCGCAATTGAGCCGAATCATGCTCGACATCGGCTCGGCCATTGAATCGGTTTCGCCTGTAGACGCTGGTGGCAGCAACACGGCCGCCCGTTGCCGGGCAGACTATCAAATGGTGGTTGAGGGACGGTGGGCCGTTATCGAAGACACTCACGCCCCCTCGGGAAGCCTCTTCGTTTCCATCATCAGCATTTGGCTCGCGCTTGTGTTCTTGAGTTTCGGGTTGCAGATCCCGCGCCGCCGGCTAACCGCGGTGGTTCTATTGATCGGGGTGCTTTCCGTATCGAGCGTGATGTTCGTCATCGTAGACCTAAGCGAGCCTTACACCGGCTTTTTTGGTATCCCTAGCGCTGCAATGCGAGACGCATTGGCGGACATGAACCGCTAA
- a CDS encoding DUF982 domain-containing protein has product MQRQIADVGEAALVLLYKWPEADVTSRPHLTARKPALAALEGKGTHEAFRAAFIKAADRVEILAPGPDRPSVTLPGHVARPWARRLKR; this is encoded by the coding sequence GTGCAGCGGCAGATCGCCGACGTCGGCGAGGCCGCTCTGGTCCTGCTCTACAAGTGGCCGGAGGCCGACGTGACGTCGAGGCCTCACCTGACCGCCCGGAAGCCGGCGTTGGCGGCCCTTGAGGGCAAGGGCACCCACGAGGCATTCCGGGCCGCATTCATCAAGGCGGCCGACCGAGTGGAGATCCTTGCGCCTGGTCCGGACCGACCCAGTGTCACGCTACCGGGACATGTCGCACGGCCTTGGGCGCGGCGGCTGAAGCGGTAG
- a CDS encoding gamma-glutamylcyclotransferase has protein sequence MDQPVLNRSLIAAGGIDAMVARDAPDMRILSEAERAASLRATLDARPPGDVWLFGYGSLIWNPTIEAIERRTARIEGWHRAFCLSASVGRGSPENPGLVLGLDEGGDCTGVAFRIAEEVVEPELTLLWRREMLSAAYEPQWLDLLDGRGVQFARGIAFTIDRGTQHYAGGLAEEDVVRRLATACGALGSAAEYLFHTCEGLRAHGIPDPVLELLEHRVHAAQGRGDARNIVSSVETEHPRSGRLCRSK, from the coding sequence ATGGACCAGCCCGTGCTCAATCGCTCGCTCATTGCGGCCGGCGGAATCGACGCGATGGTTGCGCGCGATGCGCCGGACATGCGCATCCTGAGTGAAGCCGAACGCGCCGCCTCGTTGCGCGCGACGCTCGACGCCCGTCCGCCAGGCGACGTCTGGCTGTTCGGCTACGGCTCCCTGATCTGGAACCCGACCATCGAGGCAATCGAGCGGCGGACCGCGCGGATCGAAGGCTGGCATCGCGCCTTCTGCCTGTCCGCCTCGGTCGGGCGCGGTTCGCCCGAGAACCCTGGCCTGGTTCTCGGGCTAGATGAAGGGGGCGATTGCACGGGCGTGGCTTTTCGCATTGCCGAGGAGGTGGTCGAGCCGGAACTTACCCTGCTGTGGCGACGCGAAATGCTCTCTGCCGCCTACGAGCCGCAATGGCTTGATCTCCTCGATGGCCGTGGCGTTCAGTTCGCAAGAGGCATTGCTTTCACCATAGACCGCGGCACCCAGCACTATGCCGGCGGTCTTGCCGAAGAGGACGTGGTTCGCCGCCTCGCGACTGCCTGTGGCGCGTTAGGCAGTGCAGCCGAATATCTCTTCCACACCTGCGAGGGACTGCGTGCCCATGGCATCCCCGACCCGGTGCTCGAGCTGCTCGAGCACCGGGTCCATGCAGCTCAGGGGCGAGGCGATGCGCGCAACATTGTCTCCTCCGTGGAGACAGAGCATCCCCGGTCCGGCCGTTTATGCCGTTCCAAGTGA
- a CDS encoding FUSC family protein — MSVAEAERRGAAFRFPIDLGWRNFVFALRTALAAVTALAIAYWLELSDPQWATLTVYLLAQPTAGAAVAKGAWRTVGTVCGALVGLVVVGMFSQAPELLVAAIALLIGLVFYAGARVRNYTSYGVLIGGYTMLLIGFEGSSDPLNAWSIALDRTSEILIGIACITAASVIVLPRYAGDVLRASLAGTFSGLSRYGAAALRPSTPAARFIAQRRRMVEQVVTFDALRSYTVFEAPEMRANDEALRKTTREFLRVLAIARGLFFRLEDFREEGADTVLARLSPALAATVATLERIAAESGTLDDPGRIEGELSAAGAALDAASAELEAMAGTVPFEPLANAVLVVRRATDLLHQLSLVICSEAASVRAGPSPAQPRAVEPAPPQGHREAVLLGLRAAFVIAVVSLFWTATGWSQGFTAMSGAAIMLFFGVNQDNAIRGGRSFMLWAAAGIAVAYLGMMMVLPRIEGFEALALFLVVALLPAGLMAGTPAYAWPGIAFGGFIISELGTSNLFTQDVSGFVNGGAAILLGMAGSLVLLGVLPVTSRATRARAWNVIVGRLLPEAARGAPPERTIVAEILAMVGVLLPRLALDLQDDEDFLRGGLGAASASVELGRLSRAGQERTMPPAAAHAIAECLTRFAALLEDVARPGADRAAMLAQAEAVVAQARRILAGLVLEPGSPAARAVVRAGASLRFIDDRFGIDRPFLLRSFADE, encoded by the coding sequence ATGAGCGTCGCCGAGGCGGAGCGCAGGGGGGCGGCTTTCCGCTTCCCCATCGATCTCGGCTGGCGCAATTTCGTCTTCGCGCTGCGAACGGCGCTTGCCGCGGTTACCGCGCTCGCCATCGCCTACTGGCTGGAACTCAGTGATCCGCAATGGGCGACGCTCACCGTCTATCTGCTGGCGCAACCGACGGCTGGTGCTGCCGTCGCCAAGGGAGCCTGGCGCACCGTCGGCACGGTGTGCGGAGCGCTGGTCGGTCTGGTCGTGGTCGGGATGTTCTCGCAGGCGCCCGAGTTGCTGGTGGCCGCCATCGCGCTGCTGATCGGCCTCGTCTTCTATGCCGGCGCGCGGGTGCGCAACTACACCTCATACGGCGTGCTGATCGGTGGCTACACCATGCTGCTGATCGGCTTCGAGGGCTCCTCCGATCCGTTGAACGCGTGGTCGATCGCACTCGATCGCACCTCTGAAATCCTGATCGGCATAGCCTGCATCACCGCGGCGAGCGTCATCGTGCTTCCACGCTACGCTGGCGACGTGCTGCGCGCTTCGCTCGCCGGCACCTTCTCCGGCCTTTCGCGCTATGGCGCCGCGGCGTTGCGCCCGTCGACGCCGGCGGCACGCTTCATCGCGCAGCGCCGCCGCATGGTGGAGCAGGTTGTGACATTCGACGCGCTGCGCTCATACACCGTGTTCGAGGCGCCGGAGATGCGCGCGAATGACGAGGCACTGCGCAAGACGACTCGCGAGTTCCTGCGGGTGCTGGCCATTGCACGCGGATTGTTCTTCCGGCTGGAGGACTTCCGCGAGGAAGGGGCGGACACTGTGCTGGCGCGCCTCAGCCCGGCGCTCGCCGCGACGGTCGCGACGCTCGAGCGCATCGCCGCGGAAAGCGGAACCCTGGACGATCCGGGCCGCATCGAGGGCGAGTTGTCGGCGGCCGGCGCCGCTCTTGATGCGGCGAGTGCCGAACTGGAAGCCATGGCCGGCACGGTGCCGTTCGAACCCCTCGCCAACGCGGTGCTGGTGGTGCGCCGCGCAACCGATCTGTTGCATCAGCTTTCCCTGGTCATCTGCAGCGAGGCGGCCAGCGTGCGGGCGGGCCCGTCCCCGGCGCAACCGCGCGCTGTCGAGCCGGCACCCCCGCAGGGCCATCGCGAGGCGGTTCTCCTCGGGCTTCGCGCGGCGTTCGTGATTGCCGTGGTCAGCCTGTTCTGGACGGCGACCGGCTGGAGCCAGGGCTTCACCGCCATGTCCGGTGCCGCCATCATGCTGTTCTTCGGCGTCAACCAGGACAACGCGATCCGCGGTGGGCGATCCTTCATGCTGTGGGCGGCGGCCGGCATCGCGGTCGCCTATCTGGGGATGATGATGGTGCTGCCGCGCATCGAGGGCTTCGAAGCGCTGGCGCTGTTCCTCGTGGTGGCGCTGCTGCCGGCCGGATTGATGGCGGGCACGCCGGCCTATGCGTGGCCGGGCATTGCGTTCGGCGGCTTCATCATCTCCGAGCTCGGCACCAGCAATCTTTTCACGCAGGACGTGTCGGGGTTCGTCAATGGGGGCGCCGCCATCCTGCTCGGCATGGCCGGGAGCCTCGTCTTGCTCGGTGTACTGCCGGTGACCTCGCGAGCGACACGGGCGCGCGCCTGGAATGTGATCGTGGGGCGGCTGCTGCCGGAGGCGGCGCGCGGCGCACCGCCAGAGCGCACCATCGTCGCCGAGATACTGGCGATGGTTGGGGTGCTGCTTCCACGCCTGGCACTCGACCTCCAGGATGATGAGGACTTCCTGCGTGGTGGCCTGGGCGCGGCCTCGGCCAGTGTTGAGCTCGGTCGCCTTTCGCGTGCCGGTCAGGAGCGGACGATGCCGCCTGCCGCGGCGCATGCGATCGCCGAGTGCCTCACGCGCTTTGCAGCGCTGCTCGAGGACGTTGCTCGGCCCGGCGCCGATCGAGCGGCGATGCTGGCGCAGGCGGAAGCCGTCGTGGCGCAGGCGCGCCGCATATTGGCG
- a CDS encoding GNAT family N-acetyltransferase encodes MSSIPYLRGSRISLSPCCDGDAVALAHILSFPQVTKSITADASSWEKCMLAAERRIGWHNSSWDEWGYGVWAIRNGAGEMIGWCGFAAPDIGDDPEILYGLHPFSWGKGYAMEAASMALNWLFGSTPWRGASAVVFGAIAPRSLTLLGKLGFQRTGSMAMADFLPDGELALGVAQYELWRLAGGDRTNADDLSFQAGYRLGMLSTLDLASPPESLLTRALEAARANPLVSSDAVRDGFFKGRGSPSLDWFHRTKE; translated from the coding sequence ATGTCCTCCATACCTTACCTACGCGGAAGCCGCATTAGTTTGTCGCCATGCTGCGACGGCGACGCGGTAGCGCTTGCGCATATTCTTTCCTTCCCTCAAGTCACCAAGAGTATCACCGCAGATGCGTCCAGCTGGGAAAAATGCATGCTGGCGGCTGAGCGACGTATTGGCTGGCACAACTCATCATGGGATGAGTGGGGGTACGGGGTTTGGGCTATTCGTAATGGTGCGGGAGAGATGATCGGTTGGTGCGGCTTTGCTGCCCCCGACATCGGAGACGACCCCGAAATACTCTACGGCCTTCACCCTTTCTCCTGGGGGAAGGGTTACGCCATGGAAGCCGCGTCAATGGCGTTGAATTGGCTATTCGGGAGCACGCCTTGGCGGGGAGCTTCAGCCGTCGTCTTTGGTGCAATAGCACCGCGTTCGTTGACATTGCTCGGCAAGCTCGGTTTCCAGAGGACAGGAAGTATGGCCATGGCCGACTTCCTGCCAGATGGTGAACTCGCCCTCGGCGTGGCTCAATACGAGCTCTGGCGACTGGCGGGCGGTGACCGCACCAATGCGGACGATTTATCGTTCCAGGCGGGGTATAGGCTGGGGATGCTCTCGACCTTGGATCTCGCTTCGCCACCAGAGTCTTTATTGACTCGTGCTTTGGAGGCAGCACGCGCTAACCCGCTCGTCTCCTCCGATGCTGTGCGCGATGGATTTTTTAAGGGTCGAGGATCGCCTTCTCTGGACTGGTTCCACCGGACGAAGGAGTAA